CAAGGAGAAGGTGGTGTAATACCTGGAAGTAAAATATTTTTTAAAAACCTAAGAGATATATGTGATAAATATAATTCTCTTCTCATTTTAGATGAGGTCCAAAGTGGAGTAGGTCGAACTGGAAAAATGTGGGGTTATGAGAATTTAGGAATTGAACCTGATGGATTCACCCTTGCTAAAGGATTAGGCGGAGGACATGCAATAGGAGCATTATTGGTAAAAGAAAAAGCCAACATTTTTTCTCCAGGAGATCATGCAAGCACTTTTGGGGGGAACCCTTTCGCCTGTAAAGCTGCCCTAACTGTATTAGAGGAAATAAACAGAAGAAATCTTATCAATAATGTTTATCTAAGAGGGGAACAATTAAGTGCTGGGTTTGAAGAATTATCAAAAAAATTTCCAAATATTATTAGCGGAAAAAGAGGTTTAGGTTTGATACAAGGTCTTGTGATCAATGATGATTATGCTGATGCAAAAAAAATTACATTAAAAGCTTTTGATAAAGGATTACTGGTAGTTCCTGCAGGAGGAAACGTTGTAAGGATCGTGCCACCATTAGTTATATCTCTAAGAGAAATTAATATTCTTTTGGATAAGCTAAATTCAATTTTTGAAGAGTTATAGCAATTTAAATTTTGAAAAATGCAAATCTAAAATTTTTTGAATTATTATCACCTAAAGATGAAAGGGATAATATCAAGTTAGGTTTATCAAGAATTAAAAAAGCACTTCAAGAACTTGGTAATCCTTGCAAGAATATCCCCGCGATACAAATTATTGGAACCAATGGCAAAGGATCAATCGCGGCATATTTAGAAAGTATACTTTTTGAAGCTAAAAGGAATTTTGGTGTAACGACATCTCCTCATCTTTTGGACGTATGCGAGAGGATTAGAGTTAATAAAAAAAATATTAACAACACTGATTTCGAAAAAATCTATAGATTAATAGAAAAAAAATTTGCGACATTAGAATTAACTCCTTTTGAAAAGATCATTTGCTGCGCACTAAATTTTTTTGACCATCAAAAAGTTGAATTGCTCATTCTTGAAGCTGGCTTAGGGGGACGATTAGACGCTACAACAGCCCATAAATCTAGACCAATAATTGCTATTGGGAATATTGGCTTAGACCATAAAGAATTTCTTGGAGATACGATTGAAAAAATTGCCAAAGAAAAATTAGCAGTTATTGAAAAAAACTCAATTGTCATCTCATGCAACCAAAATAGTCAAGTTGAAAATTTAATAATCAAAAAAGTTAAAGAGGTTGGAGCAGAAATTATTTGGAAAGATTCAATTTCAAGCAGCTATGAGCTTGGATTAAAAGGAATTTTCCAAAAGAAAAATGCTTCAGTAGCTGTTGGAGCAATTGAAGCGCTGAATAATTTGGGATTTAATATTAAAGAAAAACACATATCTGAAGGTCTTAAAAAGACAGCTTGGAACGGAAGGCTAGAAATAATAAATTATTTCAATAAAGAAATTCTTGTAGATTGTGCGCATAATTATCCCGCTGCAAAAGCACTCTCTAATGAGCGAAGGAATTGGGAGAATGAAGATAAAGGAATTTATTGGATTTTAGGTGTCCAAAGACAAAAAGATATTTACGCAATATTAAAAACACTTGTAAAGAAAAATGATCACTTGTTACTTGTGCCAGTTCCAAACCAACCTAGTTGGCAATTAAACGATCTCTCTGAGATTAAAGAAATTGACTTTAAAAAAACAATTGAATTTAAAACATTTCAACTTGCCATTGAGTATTTATTTTCTTTAGAAAAATGGCCACCTAATCATCCTGTTCTAACAGGTTCTATTTTTTTAGTTGCTGAATTTATTAAATTTGCAAATAAACAGAAATGTTAAATATTAAATTGTTCCTTTACTTCCCAACCTTCCAATTTTCCTGGATTTAATAGCCCTTTAGGATCAAATTTTAATTTTGCTTTTACTTGATCTGCGTCAACCACTCCTAGGCCTCCGCCTTCGACAGTTAAAACATGGGGATTAAAAATAAACGCACCAAGTTTCTTACAATCTTCCATTATTTCATTTAATTCATCTACCCCATTCCACTTTAATACAGGCAAAGCCGCTAATCGCGGTGATCCTTGTTGAGACACTGCCTCTAAATGCCAAAGAACTTTTCTACCCCATTTTTTTCTCAAAAAATCAATCAATTCTATTTCATTATTAAGAGGCAAAAGCATCTGTAAATACGTCCAATTTTTATCCCTAGACCTCATATGAAGCGTTGTATGATTCCATACGACTTCAGAAATTCCATTGACAAGTTTTTCTTCTTCCCCAAGGAGGGTAAATTCAACTTTGAATTTTTTACAAATTAGTTCGATGGTTTTTGTCCCTCCAAGAGTAGATTGAATTAATATCTTGTGACTTCTAGAATTACTTTTAAACCATTTTGGCATTTGATCTACAATTTCTTCTTCAAGAATTGCTCCAAGTTTCAGATCAATTGCTGCGCTAGTAAGAGTTTTTAATATTTCTATTGTTTTTTTAAATTCAATACAGTCGATAACTATTGAATACCACTTGCGTTTAATATCAGTAGCAAGTGTTAAAGAAGTAATTATTCCATTAGTCCCATAAGCATGATTTAGAGGTTCGGACTCTTCGGCATCAAATTTTAATAATGCAGGTTTTTCATTCATCGTTATTGCCTCTAAACCAATAAGATTTCCTGGATCTCTTAAAAATCCCCACCTAATGGATCCAATACCTCCTGATCCACCTGCAATAAAACCTCCAATTGTTGCAGTTTTCCAAGTACTAGGAAGTAACCTCAATTCCCTCCCATATTTTTCTAATTGTTTATTCAAATCTCCCATAACGCAGCCAGACTGTACTTTTACAAAACCTGTATCCGGATCAAATTCTTCTAACTTATTAAAGTGACTCATCTGCATTACAACTCCTTTAAACAATGGGACAGCTTGTCCATAATTACCTGTACCTGAGCCCCTTAAAGTAAGTGGGATAGAAAATTCCCAACAAATTTTTGCTACTTCCTTTACCGCTTTTTGATCACTAGGTCTTACCACCAAATCAGCAATACATTCGTCTAATTTTTCAGTAAGGATTGGAGAGTAGTTATAAAAATCTTTTGAAAGTCTTTTTATATCAGATTGGCTTTCAATAATCTCTAAGTTATTGACTTCCCTAAATTTGTCTATAAATTTAAGAATATTTGATTTCATTAATAAAATTTTTATTGTTTTGTATATAAATTAGCCGATTAGCAATATAAATCGCCTTTTATAAACACTTTTCTCTTTAAGGTACTCGAAAAAACATCTGCCCATCTTTGTGCATCTAAAATTACAAAGTCAGCAGGGCAACCCTTTTTAATTAAACCATCCCATTTTAAGTTTAATAATCTGCTTGGAGCTAAAAAAATAGAAGATAGAGTCATTCTCTCCCAGGGATTTAATTGAAGCATAGGTATCGAGCAAGACAACATATAAAAAGGGTCAAAATTACCAAATGGGTACCAGGGATCTTGAACGTTATCACTACCTAGAGATACATCCACGTGAGATTTTTGTAATTGCTTTATTGGCGCAACTGGTCTTTTTAATTGAGTAGTTTTAGTGTCTCGATTAAGCAGCCAAAAATTTGTTAATGGTAAAGCAATAACTTTTATATTTTTCTTAGCCATTTTTTCTCCTAAATTTGAAATCTCTTCATGACTGAGAGAAATAAGACTACTCAAATGACTACAAGTAATCGGAATACTATTAATTTTTGAATTTTCGATTGTCTCCAATAAGACTTTTATTCCTGCTCCAGGCTCAATAATTGATTCATCTATGTGCAAATCAATTTCTAATTTATATTTACTAGCGAGAAGAAGCATCTTTGAAAGAAATTTACTAGTATCTTTTTTATTAAAAGGAGGAACAACAACACCCCCTAAGATGCCTCCATGAGAGGAAAATATTTTTGCTAACTCTTCTCCACTAGAAGTATCCCAGAATTCCAATGGGGCTAGAGCAACAAATTGTAATGTCAACTCAGATGAAAATTTTTTTTGTAATTTAAAAAGTTCAATCCAAATATCTATCGGTTGACATTTGTATGTATCAATATGACTTCTAATAGCTCGGTATCCATTTTTTATGGCAAGTTTTAATGATTTTTCAACTCTCTTAATAACCTTATCAGAGGTTCTAGTTTTATGTTCTTCAAGATTTACTGCTAATGCTCGTCCATAGTTTGATTCCAGATTAGGAAAATCTTCCCATGTAAAGGATTTATCAAAATGCGAATGCGTTTCAACAAATCTTGGAAATAAAATATTTTTTGGTTTGGCAACTTTATTTTTTAACGGCTTTAACTCAGATACGAATCCATCCTCCCAGCTGATGGAAATTGAACATAAATCCTCTACATCAATAATGAGGTTATCAAACTCTTCTATTAAACAAAGGCTTCTGGGAATAAGAACCTCAGCTTTGCCGGAATTACTCAAATTTTTAAATTTTCTTTTATTTTAAAACATAAGAAAACTTTAATGTATAAGAAAATAATTCAAATTTCGCCAAAAGATAAAAATAACTATGAAAATTTACCCTTGAGTTGTTAAATTTATAAATGTGAGGCGGGCGTCGCCAAGTGGTTAAGGCAGCGGCTTGTGGCGCCGCTATTCGGGGGTTCGAATCCCCTCGCTCGCCCTCAAAAAAATTGCAGCAAAATTATTT
This window of the Prochlorococcus sp. MIT 1314 genome carries:
- a CDS encoding FAD-binding oxidoreductase, coding for MKSNILKFIDKFREVNNLEIIESQSDIKRLSKDFYNYSPILTEKLDECIADLVVRPSDQKAVKEVAKICWEFSIPLTLRGSGTGNYGQAVPLFKGVVMQMSHFNKLEEFDPDTGFVKVQSGCVMGDLNKQLEKYGRELRLLPSTWKTATIGGFIAGGSGGIGSIRWGFLRDPGNLIGLEAITMNEKPALLKFDAEESEPLNHAYGTNGIITSLTLATDIKRKWYSIVIDCIEFKKTIEILKTLTSAAIDLKLGAILEEEIVDQMPKWFKSNSRSHKILIQSTLGGTKTIELICKKFKVEFTLLGEEEKLVNGISEVVWNHTTLHMRSRDKNWTYLQMLLPLNNEIELIDFLRKKWGRKVLWHLEAVSQQGSPRLAALPVLKWNGVDELNEIMEDCKKLGAFIFNPHVLTVEGGGLGVVDADQVKAKLKFDPKGLLNPGKLEGWEVKEQFNI
- a CDS encoding bifunctional folylpolyglutamate synthase/dihydrofolate synthase, giving the protein MKNANLKFFELLSPKDERDNIKLGLSRIKKALQELGNPCKNIPAIQIIGTNGKGSIAAYLESILFEAKRNFGVTTSPHLLDVCERIRVNKKNINNTDFEKIYRLIEKKFATLELTPFEKIICCALNFFDHQKVELLILEAGLGGRLDATTAHKSRPIIAIGNIGLDHKEFLGDTIEKIAKEKLAVIEKNSIVISCNQNSQVENLIIKKVKEVGAEIIWKDSISSSYELGLKGIFQKKNASVAVGAIEALNNLGFNIKEKHISEGLKKTAWNGRLEIINYFNKEILVDCAHNYPAAKALSNERRNWENEDKGIYWILGVQRQKDIYAILKTLVKKNDHLLLVPVPNQPSWQLNDLSEIKEIDFKKTIEFKTFQLAIEYLFSLEKWPPNHPVLTGSIFLVAEFIKFANKQKC
- a CDS encoding aspartate aminotransferase family protein, giving the protein MNTYSRFDISFKKGKGCWLWDKKGKKYLDAVAGIATCSLGHSDRVLRRRLSTQLKKIQHISNLYNIEEQEQLSATLTNMSCAESVFFCNSGAEANESAIKLIKKYGNTVNKDKESIILAAESSFHGRTLAALSATGQPKYQKGFEPMIQGFKFFKFNNFDSVKKLFEECENNDQKVSGVLVEPIQGEGGVIPGSKIFFKNLRDICDKYNSLLILDEVQSGVGRTGKMWGYENLGIEPDGFTLAKGLGGGHAIGALLVKEKANIFSPGDHASTFGGNPFACKAALTVLEEINRRNLINNVYLRGEQLSAGFEELSKKFPNIISGKRGLGLIQGLVINDDYADAKKITLKAFDKGLLVVPAGGNVVRIVPPLVISLREINILLDKLNSIFEEL
- a CDS encoding amidohydrolase family protein, yielding MSNSGKAEVLIPRSLCLIEEFDNLIIDVEDLCSISISWEDGFVSELKPLKNKVAKPKNILFPRFVETHSHFDKSFTWEDFPNLESNYGRALAVNLEEHKTRTSDKVIKRVEKSLKLAIKNGYRAIRSHIDTYKCQPIDIWIELFKLQKKFSSELTLQFVALAPLEFWDTSSGEELAKIFSSHGGILGGVVVPPFNKKDTSKFLSKMLLLASKYKLEIDLHIDESIIEPGAGIKVLLETIENSKINSIPITCSHLSSLISLSHEEISNLGEKMAKKNIKVIALPLTNFWLLNRDTKTTQLKRPVAPIKQLQKSHVDVSLGSDNVQDPWYPFGNFDPFYMLSCSIPMLQLNPWERMTLSSIFLAPSRLLNLKWDGLIKKGCPADFVILDAQRWADVFSSTLKRKVFIKGDLYC